CATTTTCCTGTGTCCCTGTTCCTCAATTCACCAGTACATTTTCTTCCTCTGTCATCAGTGCCAGTAAGGAAGGCATCCCATTTCAAGACAGCAGCCCAACTCCACACCCAacagggagacggagggagtgagggagttaagggggggggggggggggggaggagagggacggcTATTTAAGGGCTGTAGAGAAAGGAATGGGGGTCTGACCAAAAGGCGGCTCTCGTTTTAAAAGACATActttccgcttctctcctcctttcacacggtctctctctctccctctccagctctggTTCCGAGACGTCCCTAGGTGAGCGGAGAGCCCAGCCCGTAGGGGCGTTCACAGCTGAGGTAAAAGACAAGAGGGGAACCTCGCTGGAACACCGGCACAGACACGGAGGTGGAGAAGAACTCCTCCAGGTGGACATCGTTTATTCATCGTTCAACCGAACTGTTCTGAACTTCTGAAGACCCGAACTGCAACCCGTTTAGTGACAAAAGCTTTGATTGGCTGCAGGTGAGTTATTGTATTTCTACACAGCCCTTGAAGGTAAGAGTAACTTTTGGTAACCAGTTTGAACGGGAAGCCTTGGTTAACTCCATTGAAGATTATCTCAATTGAATGAAAATGTTGATTTTGAGGACAGTTTGCCTTGTTAATTAAAATGCTATATGTCTTAATGGTCTGTACATGCTGGCTATTGTGTAGCAAATTGGATGACACAGATTTGTAATAAAAACAAAACGGGAATCATTGTAATTGTCAGCAGCAGTTGCTGTTCATTTACTGTGTTTTATTgaggctatatatatatatatatctttatatATTTCTACCAGTCCTGATGCTGtagttctctcctctctgcatgtTTAGTCGCTAAAGGGCATTTGGTTATGGTTTATTGGGGGATTAACATAGTTGGTGCATGCTGCAACTACTGGTTATCAGCTCTTCCCATGGCTGTGAGACAAGAATGGGAACCAGGGTAGAGTGTTTGAAGACTGGGCAGTAGAACATGTGGAAGAGTTATCCCCCAGCTTTGATCACCTGGGGGAAAGGAGctgtgaaaaaaatattttttccagTTTTTCTGGACGGTAGAATGACGGCAGCTTGGAGAACGAGAGAGTGATGGGAGTCGGAAAAGGTGTGTGAGCGAATGGGAGCGTgaatgggagaaagagagagtgagagcgaaggGGAGCGTGaatgagagaacgagagagtgagtcagaaagagagagacggagagatgaggagaagtgGAGTGTGTAGGTtgtgaggaaggggagagatgagagaaaggaTATTGAGTGACTAACAGAGGATGTGTCCTCAAAGTCCATGGAGGTTTTTGTGGGTCTTGGGACATAATCCTTTAACTATGGGCAATGCAATTATGCTCTcgattttttgggggtatttcattATGGAAATTTCACAGCAGGAGTCACACATGATGATTTTGCCACAGCCAATATGGCAGAGGAGATAAGACCGCCCTCTTCTAGTTAATTTAATCCTGAATTcatttgctctgttaaattgaaTGCTAAATTGCTAAATCTGCTCTTGGGACACTGTGGTGGTTGATAGCATCAGTTTTGCAGGTCCTTTGAGCTCTGCTGTAGTTATGACTGATAAAAAAAACAGCCTTTGAACAGTAACAATTCCATTCCCTGAACATCTTAGCAAGCACCTTACAGTCCTAACTTCCAAGTATACAAGGACAACTAAGAAGAAAATCAAAGCATCTGACTATAAACCATTTAATAGCACTTAAGTCAGAGAGACAAGCGGTTAACCACCTCTCAGGCAAGTAAAGCAGTCGATTTCCCAACGACTGACGTGTTTTCTTCCCCCTGGAGGCTCTGAGATGTGGGATGGTTTTTCATGTCCTCTGCTTGGTGCAGGTCACACTGTCCTGGGACACGGCTGATTGGCAGATAGGAGTGTAGGGAAGGGACAGGAAAGGCCCTTTGTCAGTGACACAGCTGGTTCACCTGACCTGACATGACGGCTGTGGCTCCTTTCACACCGAGGAGGGTCTGCCCCTGGCGCcgcttgacctctgacctcagacaggagcagggttggggaAAGGGAACAAGATGGTGGCTACATGAAGGCTTCgtccattttttttctttctgagtTTTCCTAGGAGtcttctcctcatctttctTGAAGGTTTGAGTTGGTTTAGTTGTTTGATTGTTTTTACCACAGTTCTTTGGGCTTTGTGTGAAGTCCTCTGTGACATTGATTGTAGAAAGGACGATGCAGATCaaattggatttgaagattctTCTCAGTTAGTTTACATACAGAAAAATGACAATGAGGTGACTTTAAAATGATATGCTTATGTGATGTGACCATAGTTTGAAACACTTCAAAAAATGAATATTATTGAGAAAAACATGAAAGACGTTGCGGAGACTTTGATATCTAGGCTGTACTATAAATTTACTGGGTTGTCTAGACGGTGTAAAAAGTGTGGGACAGTTGGATTTGGAGGCAGAGTCAaatttccagttttttattctCAGCTCTTATTTCCTTGACAGTTAGCCAGCGAGCCGCAAATCTACTCTGATATTCTACAGACAATTCAAAAAAAAATGTGGTAGAATAATAAAAATTCTTCTGAAAAGCCATCGACATAATTAGGCAAGAAAATCCTTAACCTTGTTAATGTCAAAGGCTGCTTCTGAACTCGTTTATCACTGGATTTTGTTATGGCATTTCATGATCATTACCATACAGGTACAAAAGGTATTGAAAGGTTTCCTTACTCCAGAGCTAGATCATTTTAAGAATATTTGACCTGAACATAGTTGACCTGCCATAATTCAAACTCACCTCTGGGCAAACTGAGTTAAGTGACAATAATTCCAATTATAGAGATGTATATAAATGGATTCGATCAAAATAGGCAAaaaggaaatgtgtgtgtatgtgtgtgtgtacatatgttaACAAACAAATCCACCTCATCAGACACTTACTCTCACTGTCTGGAAATGCTATCCAGCTGGACCAGCTGCTTTAAGCATCAGCCCCGTGACTCGGAAAATAAAAACTCCAAAAAACGAAAATCAGAAATGAGCACCGAACTGACAGCCGTGTTTGACAGAGGCCAGAGTGCCGCGACACGCTGTTTACGCCTCTCTCCAAGCCACAACTGTCTTCCAGAAGAAGTTCACCCAGCCGGTCGGCGTTCCAGAGATTTCCATGGACAAGGACTTTATATATTACAGAATGTCACGCCAAGACCCGCCGGACACCAgactacatttagcagacggtcttatccagagcgccttacagtaaagtacagggacattccccccgaggcaagtagggggaagtgccttgcccaaggacacaaggtcattttgcacggccgagaatcgaaccggcaaccttctgattaatagcccgattctctaaccgctcagccaactgactttcCTCCCCACATTTTCCAATAATAGAAACACTAAAAACCGAATGAAATAAACGATGCCTTACATTTCAAAATAATATATACGTTAATATGACTTACTGTCATGTCAGGTTGAAAGCAAAAATCGAATAAAAACTTGTATGAGCCGTTCAATGTTAGCCTACTCACTTAAGTATGCTAAGTTGCCCTTTGTCTGGAAATGCACAAGGTCTGCTTGCATACATTAGTACCTTCGTCTTGGACTAGGCCAAACAGATGTCCCCAAATCAGGGCCAACATTCCTGGCTCCCCTTTTCCATGTGGGAAAGTTCCCCAATACTTGCCAGCGTGGGGGAAGAGTAATATCGCTCCAGTAATTCTGGATTATAACTTAAAGAAAAGTAAAACATACATATTTATTTCAATTGTCTCTCCAACGCTGTATCCCTGAGTTCAAAGGTGAGGTGGGATGTCATTGGTGAACCCCATTCAGTCATGAGTCCTCCTGGTTTATATTCTAGTAGGTGTTCACAAACTAAAGGATATACATTTGAGACCGCTCAATGAATCACACGCTAGTTGCCAAACATAATTAGAAGGGTATCATTTGGAGATCATAAGGAACATGTTCCAGTATCCTCACTGAAAACTTTGATACTATCCACATATGGATAAATCATTATCCTCTAAACTATAAATCAAGCTGTGTTATATGAAACATATCACTCCCTCTATGGAATAATCCAGTTCAAGGAGAACCAACAAGGTAATAATAGAAGGCATAGGATCACTGACATGCAGTTGCAGTGTTttgtttaatagattaatatatGTCCAATTCACAAACTGTTTTTGCAGTGTTACTCAACCATCAAAAGAAAAGCCCTACACTGAGCTTGAGCAGGGATAATGCGGCAGCTACTTTCATGCTGGTAGGACAACAAAAGGAAAACTGGCAAGGCTGAAAATGGAAAAAGCCTAGACAAGCTGGAATAGCCATCACAGGTGTATAGAACAGCCGTAGTTCTGCTATAACTCTTTCCACTGCAAGCTGAGAACACAGACGAGGAGAAGACGCTCCCTTGGGAACCAAGGCAGAATGTGTCGAGTTGACATGAATTGGCTCATCTCTATTTGACCACAGTCCCCCGCCACCACCATTAAAGTCTCTGCAAACTCAAATTCCATCCCTTCACTAAGAGCGGGGATCAACTTCACCGACATTGCTTGATATGTGTATATTGGTTCGACCGCAAACTGGAAGTTTCACTGATGGTGTTTTCCTGCTCACACCCATCCCTGCTCATTCAGGCATATGTAAACCACAGAAACCCCCCTCTGCTTTCCCACGCTGAGAAATACAGTTTGCCAATCCATCCACCACAAATTGCAGTGTTTCAGTGTCCAGCCTATGAAGTCATTTTAGAGATGTGCAGAAGCCCGGTGGAAATCCTCACGGttgtgcatgtgtctcattGACATCCATGCACGATTTACATTGAGTTATTACAGCTTCTGGCCCTGTGCGAGTGGGCGTGAACTTGCGTGCTTAACTATCTACAAACAGCAGTCCATTCCGATTGAGTGGAGGGAAAAAAGAACAACAGTAGAGAAAGATGACAAAAATAATATAAATGGGGGAAAGtatggtatgtttgtgtgtgaacaacTTTTAGAGTAAATGTCATCAAGTTAACAGGTCACAGAGTATTTACGAACAGATGTCTCTTCCTCTCAAATCCAGGTCTGTTCTGTCTTGTCGGCTGTTAAGGCCACCTGGATTACCAGCGGCCGACAAAATAAGATGTGGCTAAAGGCAATGATTCAGTATTGAGTCAGCATTAAATGGTTTCATCTTATGATAGAGTAATTTGTTCATTCCATTCTAGTGAAACATAAGTATACAAAAGTACTCCAGATAAGTCTATTCTGGATATTAGTGAACAATGTCAAGTCTACCTCTGttcatgtttcactgtgggcgGAACTGAGAAAACCACTGATTATAGAGGTGTTACTAATAAGGTAATGACATGCAGTTTACAACCCTCCTTGTCCCAATGGAATATGTTCGTGCTTGTTGCCTGAACATCCATTTTATTGCTGCTGTAGTGAGCTAAACTAGGTTGTAATAGAGAGAAAGTTACTGGACTGTTTCCCAGGTGTTCAAGAGTAACTGAATTCCTTAAGGACACTTGGATGTCCTAAAAGTGAATTTTGTGTTTATCTGCTTGACTTGTAGGTCAAGCCCAATGCATAAGTTACTGTCAATCTCCCAACATCCAAGTTTAAAAGCCATATATTCACTTGAACATATTACAATTAATTGCAGCATTAACACCCGTGTTGAAAGTGTGCCTGGTCTCTTCGCCTTCCAGGACCCCAAAAAACGAGGACAGACCGGAATATCCAAACCTAGCAAGTGACATTACGCAACCCTTGCGACAGAAACAAACATGGGTCCAAAAAGCCTTCTAGGCTACCTCCTCCTGACTGCCCTCATCAGTATGAGCCACACGGGCCTGGTGAAGAAGATGCTTCGGCATCGACGAgccacactgacacaggccGGAGACAACGTCACCCTGCCCAGCGCGGACCAACCGGTGGTGTTCAATCACGTCTACAACATCAACGTCCCCGCCAGCTCCCTGTGCTCCGCTGACCTAGAATCCCCAGGGGGAAGCCAGCTGGAGCCCAGAGATGCACCTGCGTTCTCGGGCCTTCGCACCACCGACCACACCCTGGACGGGGAGAACCAGATCGTCTTCACCCACCGCATTAACATCCCCAAGCAGGCCTGTGGCTGCTCCGATGGCCATCAAGACCTGAAGGACCTCCTTAGCAGGCTGGAGatgctggagggggaggtgtccTCGCTGAGGGACCAGTGCTCTGGAGATGCTGGGTGCTGTAGTGCTCAGGTCACAGGTAGACTCGCAAATTATTCTTAAGtaaattcatgttttttttactcATCTGTTTGAAACCTGTCTTTATGAACATCTTTGCATTTTTTAGGTGAGGTGGGGACTAAGCCGTACTGCAACGGCCGTGGCAACTTCAGTGCGGATTCGTGCGGTTGCGTTTGTGAGCCTGGCTGGAAGGGAGCCAACTGCAGCGAGCCTGAATGCCCCAATGACTGCCAGGACCAGGGTCGGTGCGTAGACGGGAAGTGTGTTTGCTTCAAGGGCTTCGCCGGGGAGGACTGCACTCTGGAAGTTTGCCCAGTGGACTGTGGAGAGAACGGCcagtgtcagggtggagggtgtgtctgTTCCGAAGGATTCAGCGGTGACGACTGCTCTCAGACCGACTGCCTGAACAACTGCCTGGGCCGTGGGCGCTGCGTGGACGGAGAGTGCAGGTGCGAAGAGCCTTGGACCGGATTCGACTGCTCTGAGCTCATATGCCCCAACGATTGTTACGACCGTGGCCGCTGCATCAACGGAACCTGCTACTGCGACGAAGGTTTCACCGGGGAAGACTGCGGGGAGCGCACCTGTCCCGACAACTGCAACGGCCGTGGTGTCTGCGTGGACGGAGAGTGTGAGTGCAGCCCCGGCTACTCTGGAGAAGACTGCTCCAAGCTCACTTGCCTCAACGACTGCAACGAGCGAGGCAGCTGTTTCAACGGCATGTGCATCTGCGACTCTGGCTACCAAGGAGAGGACTGcagccagctggcctgccccaACAACTgcaacaccagagggcagtgcATCAACGGCCAGTGCGCCTGCGACGTAGGCTTCCAAGGATACGACTGCTCCGAGATCTCCTGCCCCAACAACTGCCTCGACAGGGGGCGCTGCGTCAATGGCCAGTGCGTGTGCAACGAAGGCTTCGCCGGAGAGGACTGCAGCGTGAAGACCTGTCCCTCCGACTGCTACGGCCGCGGCGAGTGTCAGGACGGCCGCTGCGTGTGCTACGCCGGCTTCGTCGGTGAGGACTGCAGCGAGCTGGCCTGCCCTAACAACTGCCTGAACCGCGGACGCTGCATCGACGGGCAATGCGTCTGCGACGAGGGTTTCAACGGGGAGGACTGCGGCACGAAGGCGTGTCCCAACGACTGTCTGGGCCGTGGGTACTGCGCGGACGGTAACTGCATCTGCCAGGAGGGGTACTCGGGGCTCGACTGCTCTGTGCTCACCTGTCCGGATAACTGCAACGGTAGAGGGCGCTGCGTCAACGGAAAGTGTATATGCGAGGCTGGCTACATGGGACTGAACTGTGGAGAGCTGAGCTGCCTCAACAACTGCCAGGACAGAGGGCGTTGTGTGGAcggacagtgtgtctgtgacgAGGGGTACATCGGTGACGATTGCTCGGAAGGTATATGGTTTccttaaaaaatattttgatttTGTGCTTGCATCTTTACACTTTAGTAAATTAATATTTTACTTCATGGGTTTTCCACCTTTTTTATGTCATAAAATACCCAAATAAGAGGAAACATGTAAATGACCATAAAGGTGATTGTATTCAGGATTTAACACAATCCtgaatttcaaatgtccatttaAGTTTCATCAAAATGCAAAGTCTGTATTTATGTCTCAGAAGATCGTAGGCGGTCCTTAAACGTGCCGAATGTGAGCCTGTGGAAATCATCAGTTTCTGGTTGAAACTGAAGGCATGGGAAACCACCTCAGACAGCAAAAATGTCAAACTAAAATGAATCTTTTACCCCACCTCTCTTCAGTCTCTCCTCCCAAGGACCTGACTGTAACAGAAATCACCACAGAGACAGTGGACCTGAACTGGACAAACGACATGTTGGTCACAGAATACCTGGTGACCCACGTCCCTACAGCCCCAGGAGGACTGTACCAGGAGTTCACCGTACCAGGAGACAAGACATCTGCCACCCTCACAGAGCTGGAACCTGGCATTGAGTATCTGATCAACGTCTACGCCATCCTGAGCAACAAGAGGAGCATCCCTGTTAGTGCCAGAGTTGCCACATGTAGGTCATCATGCCATGTGGAGAGCAGTGTCATACTATCATACgtaaatgtattaatatgaataCTATTAGTGTTTCTACTGTGGCTTGCACACTGCAAAAACGCCCTGACAAAGTGCATAGGTATTAGTTATGAGCATGTTTATGCTTGAAACTAAAGTAAATTTGGCTGCCTTTGCAGTGAGAAAATATCCTAAAATAATGTGTTTACTTACGTCACGTGATAAGGAATTTATACTAGAAACCAGTCTTACTAGattaaaaatatcaaaataagATTTTCACACTCAATTAGACGTAGTTTTTGCAGTGCATCAACATTCAGTTCCGAGCTGGTATTTCTTGTTGCTGCCTCCCTGCCAGATATCCCCCAGCCAGAGGGTCTGAAGTTCAAGTCGGTGAGGGAGACTTCCGTGGAGGTGCTTTGGGACCAGCTGGACATTCCCTTTGATAACTGGGAGCtccaaatccaaaacacggtcagtgccttccatctctccacatGACTCTCCTCCAGATTTGGAACTCAGAATATCACACATCAGCAGGGATCATTGGGAAGGGAGGAGACCGGTTGTTATTCTGGACAAGAAAGACATATTTGCGGCTGATACCAATCCTGTTTACGACCTCTCTGGCCATGCAAGGCTGCTGCTTATTGCCTACAGTGAAAGTGTGCTAACCACTACAATACAGAAGAGGATATTCACATATGCAGGGTGTAGTGGCATGCTTCAATGTCAGCCTGTCATAATGTACAAACTTCACTACAGTGAGCTTCTgctgtatgtgttttttttggtggTTGGAAAGCTCCAGGAACAAAATGTAGACCTTGTTTATTGTCGCCATGTTTGTTTTTACAGTGATATTTGTAacttgttaacccttgtgttatcttcgggtcattctgacccatcagtcgttgtgacccaccgtcgtattgcgacaactttaccgcatacaaaaacaaagtaaagcaatttcttttaaccgttgggctgtctcagaccccccacattgcgaaggttaaaagaaaattatttttatttgtttttgtattgggtaaaattgggtaaacacaacgatggttcgttatgaacctttgggtcatgtgacccgaaggcagcacaagagtTAAGCACAAAGTCAGGTGGTTTCTGCCTAACAGGTTAAGCTCAGTGTGTTTATTGGTTTGCAGTCTTTTTCCAGTCCTTCTGTGCAGTACAACATAGTCATAAAATGTTGATCATCTTTTTTGCTTTTCATCAGGCTTTTCAGGAACGCAAGTATAACCATCTTTATTCTTTGAACTTCCAGAAAGAAGAGAATGGGAAAATCCTGAACACACTTCCACCTGCTCAGACTACATTTGATCAGACTGGTCTTGGACCTGGTCAGGAGTATCAGGTCTCCATTGGCATCGTCAAGAACAACACCAGAGGACCCCAGTTGACCAAAACGTTTACTACCAGTGAGTGTTTTTCCATCTCCACCCACAGTCAGACAGTGTTTTGTCATTAAGAACAGAGACCGAATTAGTTCAATGATATACACCTGATACTTTAAAAACTGAATTTAACACAATAATTTACTATCAAACTCATAACAGATGACAGGAAATAAGTGTAATGTCCTCCCTCCTACTTAGCCTGGCAACCATCTACATCCCCTGGGTAGATCTGCCTCGCAAATCACAAGAGCAGACAGTAAACCAATGGCATGGCCCAGTTTAACTGTCCAGTCATAGCAggcatttttttgtttttttgtttttgctaATCCCCCACCGCCGTTTCACACGGTTCCCCAGAAGGGGAAAAAACTTGAATGGCAGTCCAGCTTACATATCTTTGTTTCTCAACGAACCTTGCAATGAGTTCCTGCCTCCGTTTACCTTCACTTTTATTACTTACCATTAACCCATACATTACATGGACAAATGCCTCTCTTTGTTGACAGAGCAAGTATGTATTGCCAGGCTAAACAATCTCCCTTTTCATGGAAAACCCATTTAGTTTACAATTCCTTGTTGATGGACTTCCAAATTCGAGGTAATTTATTTGCACTGGCTGCAATTCACTACAGCAATCAAAAATGAAAAACGAGGTAGGTGACTTAAGTGATCCTTTACGCAATTTCCTGCCAGGTGGTCTGGGCCAGACATTTTTTGCATTACCTACATAATTTATCCTCAATAATTAAAACCACTGAGATGATCATGGACCTCACTCAGTATCCTAATGGTTTCGCATGTTATCACTCTTACATTGTCTTCTGCTCGTCTCGCCTCGCTCCCAGGGATCGACGGACCAcagcaggtggaggtgaaggacgTTACGGAGTCGTCCGCCCTCGTCGCCTGGTCCCAGCCCGTGGCCCAGACGGACAGACTGACCGTGTCCTACAGACCCAGCTCAGACGCCTCCCAGAGGACCACCGTGGAGCTCTCACCTGCGGATAAACAGTACAACATCGAAGCTTTAAGCCCCGACACAGAGTACGAGATCTCTCTGACATCCGGGAGAGGAGATATGACTAGCGAGCCCGTCCTTGAAACCTTCACCACAGGTAGGTTTGGGTGGGATTTGCTTTTCTAGAAAATAAATCCCCTGTAATCATTTCAATTTGAATACCGTCCAACTTCACAGGAGTAACTTTAACTGAACTCAGAGGGTGAGGTTGCTAGCGCTACTTATGCCTCCTGTCCTTTCACTCCAGGTCTGGATTCCCCCAGGGAGCTGGAGCCCCTGAGCCGGACAGACGACAGCGTCACCCTGGAGTGGAGAAACAGCCAGGCAGATGTGGACAGCTACAGGGTCAAGTACAGCCCCTTCTCTGGGGGTTCCCACGGCGAGGAACTCATCCCACGCAGCCCTGGAGACACCACCCGGGCCACCATCACTGGTGAGGCCTAAGGACAAACACCTTCTGTACATGTGGGCAACTTAATCACACCATATACACAGATGTGTAATGTGGAAAGATCCCCAAAATGGATTACTTAAAATCCAAATGAGTTAAGTATAGATggcatccaaacacacattctacagagtgatgaagaagagttctgtctgtctcttaagGAACGGTGTGACTGTGACGGTTGGGGTTTATAAGTATAAAAAAAATGTCCTAGAGCTTTGTCCTAGAGATGACAAACATGGACGTAATAATCCCCAAACAATGTTTCCTCTAAGATTCCTTCTCTTTGTCCGTACTGCAGGACTGAAGCCAGGTACAGAGTATGGGATAGGAGTGACCGGtgtgaagaaggagagagagagccttccTGCCACCACAAACGCAGCTACTGGTGAGAATCTCAGTTAAACAGCTGTCCAAATTCCCATTCTTCACATACGAACAAACACATGAACCAACAGGTGCTCCAGCTGTTCATACATGTGCATATAACGCACACCAGAATATGACAACCGTACGAGAAGCAAACATGCATCTGTGATTTATGACTTGTCTGAAACACGCCCTAGAAATAAAACAACGCTTTAAACTTCGGAAGGGACAGAGGTAGAACTGACAgacatttttgtttgtgttattTTTTACTGCTGCACATTCAATGTCCTCTCTGGGGACTAAATAAAGTTCTgcatactacatttacattgcatttagtcatttagcagacgctcttatccagagcgacttacagtaagtacagggacattcccccgaggtaagtagggtcaagtgccttgcccaaggacacaacgtcatttagcacggccgggaattgaaccggcaaccttctgattaatagcccaactccctaaccgctcagccatctgatctgTACTAAAGAAAACATTTTCCAAAACAGACCTAGATGCACCCAAAGACCTGGAGATGAGTGAGTCCACAGAGACCACCATGAATCTGGTGTGGAGAAGACCCCGGGCCAAGATCAGCTTGTACAAGCTGGTGTACATCTCCAGGGCTgggcggagggaggaggtgcagaTTCCTGGAACAGCTACCAGCTATGTCCTGACCAACCTGACTCCTGGCATGATCTACACCATCAGCCTAACTGCTGAGAGAGGACCCAAGAAGAGTGCACCTGCCACTTTATCTGCCTCCACAGGTGAGTGTGACACAGCAGAATGTTTTCACAGCCGACACAAACCTTCTTTCCGGTTGGTTCTCAAAAGCCTTATTTTTGGTCTTAAAGGAAATTATAGTATGGGCCATGCTTGTGGATCGTGTCAATCGTTAAAGTGTTTTCTCATAGAAATATATGTAAAAAACACGTGTTCCATTTCTTCTGATGCAACTTTTtccaaagaaaatacatttcacaACAACAGCTCTTGGGAGTGAAGTTCATGCATTCCGATATTTGACAGCGAAATCTGGAATTAGCCATGGCTGGGATCCAGTGCAGTAGGGTGATTTACACTTGAGGGAGATCTGAAAAGCACCGGTCAGCAATAAGAGTACGGAAAGCTGCACAGAATGTACAACGTCTGTTTCACCTTacatgtgtgcctctgtgtttttcttgtagcctcatttacattttatttagctGACCCAGTCCCTGAGCTTACAACTCCCGCTGGTTCGGAGGACAATATCATTAACTTTGTGTCTTTAGACGCCTCAGATCCCCAGTTCTCCGAGATGGGGTCTGGGGACGAGTTGGGACCGTTGACCGTCTCAGGTGTAACATCCACTGGATTTGACCTCTCATGGGAACCA
This is a stretch of genomic DNA from Osmerus mordax isolate fOsmMor3 chromosome 20, fOsmMor3.pri, whole genome shotgun sequence. It encodes these proteins:
- the tnca gene encoding tenascin isoform X4, encoding MGPKSLLGYLLLTALISMSHTGLVKKMLRHRRATLTQAGDNVTLPSADQPVVFNHVYNINVPASSLCSADLESPGGSQLEPRDAPAFSGLRTTDHTLDGENQIVFTHRINIPKQACGCSDGHQDLKDLLSRLEMLEGEVSSLRDQCSGDAGCCSAQVTGEVGTKPYCNGRGNFSADSCGCVCEPGWKGANCSEPECPNDCQDQGRCVDGKCVCFKGFAGEDCTLEVCPVDCGENGQCQGGGCVCSEGFSGDDCSQTDCLNNCLGRGRCVDGECRCEEPWTGFDCSELICPNDCYDRGRCINGTCYCDEGFTGEDCGERTCPDNCNGRGVCVDGECECSPGYSGEDCSKLTCLNDCNERGSCFNGMCICDSGYQGEDCSQLACPNNCNTRGQCINGQCACDVGFQGYDCSEISCPNNCLDRGRCVNGQCVCNEGFAGEDCSVKTCPSDCYGRGECQDGRCVCYAGFVGEDCSELACPNNCLNRGRCIDGQCVCDEGFNGEDCGTKACPNDCLGRGYCADGNCICQEGYSGLDCSVLTCPDNCNGRGRCVNGKCICEAGYMGLNCGELSCLNNCQDRGRCVDGQCVCDEGYIGDDCSEVSPPKDLTVTEITTETVDLNWTNDMLVTEYLVTHVPTAPGGLYQEFTVPGDKTSATLTELEPGIEYLINVYAILSNKRSIPVSARVATYIPQPEGLKFKSVRETSVEVLWDQLDIPFDNWELQIQNTKEENGKILNTLPPAQTTFDQTGLGPGQEYQVSIGIVKNNTRGPQLTKTFTTRIDGPQQVEVKDVTESSALVAWSQPVAQTDRLTVSYRPSSDASQRTTVELSPADKQYNIEALSPDTEYEISLTSGRGDMTSEPVLETFTTGLDSPRELEPLSRTDDSVTLEWRNSQADVDSYRVKYSPFSGGSHGEELIPRSPGDTTRATITGLKPGTEYGIGVTGVKKERESLPATTNAATDLDAPKDLEMSESTETTMNLVWRRPRAKISLYKLVYISRAGRREEVQIPGTATSYVLTNLTPGMIYTISLTAERGPKKSAPATLSASTASFTFYLADPVPELTTPAGSEDNIINFVSLDASDPQFSEMGSGDELGPLTVSGVTSTGFDLSWEPKPHFAFDSYAVECTDALGLYDMKEVRLRGDATAAIIKGMKASTEYRVKLYGVTNNQRSSPLEAVAVTAPKSTSPDVIALSVKDVSTLQSAPDIRAGAISPRLIAPTTPSRIPPSGSFTSEPEGSSMDTPGLGELQVTGVTPNGLSLDWAAPEHTFDSFVVELNALSGEAQAHGVTVPGGMRKVHVQGLSPKTHYEVTLYGMVEGQRSLPLTAFANTEELKPQVVNLTISDITWDSFTVSWSPQDGDFESFVLEMTNLDGGSESQNLTLSGDAFSLGIPGLRPNTTYMVGLYGLHQGSFLEPVYAEATTEAEPEVEHMFVSDITDESLRLAWTADEDLFDRFVIKIRDIRKTTHPQEFNAFGDERTKVLTGLTGGTEYEIELFGVTLERRSQSMFGVARTGMASPRGIHFSEVTDTSAVVHWTAPRTRVDSYRIIYLPLMGGSPLTVTADGTESKALLPSMTPGATYQVTVIAVKGLEESDPGTDTVTTALDRPQGLTAVNVTDTSALLLWQPAVATVDGYVITYSAESESPVIEHVSGNTVEFEMGSLVPATQYSVGVYAMRDAQKSASATTEFTTDVDDPRDLAASNILTDSATLTWKPPRAVITGYVLTFSSADGIVREVVLSPTATSYSMNQLTGSTEYSVRLQAIAGAQRSHRVNTVFTTIGVLYKLPRDCAQAFLNGETTSGLYTIYLGGDESQPIQVYCDMTTDGGGWMVFVRRQNGKLEFFRNWKNYTLGFGDMNDEFWLGLANLHKITSAGQYELRVDLRDGGEEVYAKYDKFTISEPRSRYKVHIGTYSGTAGDSMTYHQGRPFSTFDNDNDIAVTNCALSYKGAFWYKNCHRVNLMGKYGDSSHSKGINWFHWKGHEHSVPFAEMKIRPANFGNFESRRKRS